The following proteins are encoded in a genomic region of Montipora foliosa isolate CH-2021 chromosome 10, ASM3666993v2, whole genome shotgun sequence:
- the LOC137973553 gene encoding TNF receptor-associated factor 2-like, with protein MPGYKLATVDQTNIDQKYLCNFCGLLLKDAMQTGCGHFYCSSCVGNLILNGTSKMTCLQDQTEFFANEVFPDIFTRREVQAFVVHCTFMDDGCKWKGEVKYFEAHTNSCEYVKVTCVHPECGAMVKKASLPEHLEKECVFRLVTCELCHSQIILDRMLQHQETECPAYSVGCDKCSKEGIPRSKLAEHQNPIVGDCEGIQGPCPFAHIGCSKSEVLSQKEKKEHLTKDNIHHNILLLQFAVRVSREIESVLSADPRIVSRRQQLFVNYDNVIQDILNQMQVHSETGRTLQEKLREHSERITSLERKVATANTSAGSGGASAQRVSEGEGSAISSDITRRVINLENKTADHEVLMVENNRTAMETSREAANLRRQLDTVQETTRRTERRMESIEHSLALRNVTLVDLEEYVRQQEFSNYDGQLTWKITEFARKRNEAVSGQQVSFYSPWFFTSRYGYKMCARIYLNGDGMGRGSHISVFFVVMRGQYDALLRWPFRQKVTFMLLDQDNVEHVIDAFRPDPSSSSFQRPRRETNIASGCPMFCSIAELNNHAYVRDDTMFLKVIVDTSDL; from the exons ATGCCTGGTTACAAGTTGGCTACTGTAGACCAAACGAATATCGACCAAAAATATCTGTGCAATTTTTGCGGTTTGCTGTTAAAAGATGCTATGCAAACTGGCTGTGGCCATTTCTACTGTAGTTCATGTGTCGGAAATTTGATTTT AAATGGAACTTCTAAGATGACTTGTCTCCAGGACCAGACAGAATTTTTTGCGAATGAG GTTTTCCCAGATATCTTTACGAGACGGGAAGTTCAAGCCTTTGTTGTTCATTGTACCTTCATGGATGATGGATGTAAATGGAAGGGAGAAGTTAAGTACTTTGAG GCTCACACTAACAGTTGCGAGTATGTGAAAGTCACTTGTGTACATCCTGAGTGTGGTGCAATGGTAAAGAAAGCCTCACTTCCTGAACATCTGGAAAAGGAATGCGTGTTTCGTTTAGTGACATGTGAACTTTGTCATTCCCAAATAATCCTTGACAGGATGCTG CAACATCAAGAAACAGAATGTCCAGCTTATTCAGTTGGCTGTGACAAATGCAGTAAGGAAGGAATTCCTCGTAGTAAG TTGGCAGAGCATCAAAATCCCATTGTAGGAGATTGTGAGGGAATACAGGGTCCATGTCCTTTTGCACATATTGGTTGCTCAAAGTCGGAG GTTCTCAgccaaaaggaaaagaaagaacatttgacGAAGGACAACATCCATCACAATATTCTCCTCCTTCAGTTTGCTGTTCGTGTCAGCAGAGAAATTGAATCTGTCCTGAGCGCTGATCCTAGAATTGTCTCCAGGAGACAACAACTATTTGTGAACTACGACAATGTCATTCAAGATATCCTTAACCAGATGCAAGTACATTCAGAGACAGGGAGAACTCTTCAAGAAAAACTGCGAGAACACAGTGAGAGGATTACATCGTTGGAAAGAAAGGTGGCGACAGCGAATACATCAGCTGGGTCTGGTGGGGCATCTGCTCAACGTGTTTCTGAGGGTGAGGGCAGCGCAATCAGTTCTGATATCACAAGAAGAGTGATAAATCTAGAGAACAAAACTGCAGACCACGAAGTACTTATGGTGGAAAACAATCGCACCGCGATGGAAACAAGTCGAGAAGCTGCCAATCTTAGGAGACAGCTTGATACTGTGCAGGAGACTACACGGAGGACAGAGCGAAGGATGGAGTCCATTGAGCACTCACTGGCTCTGAGGAACGTCACCCTTGTTGATCTAGAAGAGTATGTGCGCCAGCAAGAGTTTTCAAACTACGACGGCCAGTTGACGTGGAAGATTACCGAATTTGCTCGAAAACGAAATGAAGCCGTGAGTGGCCAACAGGTGTCTTTCTACAGCCCGTGGTTCTTCACCAGTCGCTATGGATACAAAATGTGCGCACGGATCTATTTGAATGGAGACGGCATGGGGCGAGGCTCACACATCTCGGTTTTCTTTGTTGTCATGCGCGGGCAATACGATGCGTTGCTCCGGTGGCCATTCAGACAGAAGGTGACCTTCATGCTGTTGGATCAAGACAATGTGGAACACGTGATTGATGCCTTCAGACCTGATCCAAGCAGCTCATCCTTCCAGAGACCAAGAAGGGAAACAAACATCGCCAGTGGTTGCCCCATGTTCTGTTCCATCGCGGAACTGAATAATCATGCATATGTGCGTGACGACACCATGTTTTTGAAAGTCATCGTGGATACCTCGGATTTGTAG